The segment TGATAAATCAAGTACTGGAAGAGGAGAAGCAGCCAGATCACGAACAACGAGTTTATCTTGATCGAATTTGGTTAGGTAAGCATCAATCAGTTTACTTGATTGAGAGTAATCACCAAGGATGCTGGATTTAAGTGCAAGTACTTGAGACATAATTTTTCCTTTACTGGAGGTATCACATTGATGGTTACATCATAATGAGAGCTATGACACATAAGAAGCAGGAATATTTGCATGACTCATTCAAAAAAATTGAATAAGAGGAATTGCTAATCCTGACCGCACTCTGTGATACAATCCGCGAAGTTTTGTTAATTAAAAGAATAGGTAAACGCTTTGACTCAGTCACAGCCAAATACAGAAACGAATAACTCAGCAAAAGCGAACAGTGCAGAATCTCTGAAGAAAGCACTGAAGCAATGTTTGCTGAAAGATCGCTTTCGATTAAGCAAGCGTATTTCGGGCGCAAGTAAAATCAAAAAAGATGCAGCTCGTCATGCCGTGTTTGATGAAATCGCTTTAGATATCGCGCAATCCATGATGGTTGTGCAGCAGCGAATCAACCAGAAAGTCACTATCGAATACCCAGAGCTTTTGCCAGTCAGTCAAAAGCGCGACGACATTGCGAAAGCGATTCAAGAGAACCAAGTGGTGATCGTTGCTGGTGAAACAGGTTCAGGTAAAACTACTCAGCTACCGAAGATCTGTGCTGAGCTTGGTCGAGGTAAATATGGCCTGATTGGCCATACTCAGCCGCGTCGTCTTGCTGCTCGTTCAGTCGCAACCCGTATTGCTGAAGAGATGGAAACCGAACTGGGCAATTTTGTCGGTTATAAAGTTCGATTCAACGACCAAATTTCTGATCAAACACAAATCAAGTTGATGACAGACGGTATTTTACTGGCCGAAATTCAGCATGACCGTTTTCTCAATCAATATGACACCATCATTATCGATGAAGCGCACGAGCGCAGCTTAAATATCGACTTTATCCTCGGTTATTTGAAACAGTTGTTGCCGCGTCGTCCTGATCTGAAAGTCATCATTACTTCGGCAACGATCGACCCTGAACGTTTCTCAAACCACTTTAACAATGCTCCTATCATTGAAGTGTCTGGACGTACCTATCCGGTGGATACTCGTTACCGCCCATTGTCGAGCGACGAAGATAGCGAACGTGATCAGCTTGAAGGCATTTTTGAAGCAGTAGACGAGCTTTGCGATGAAGGCTTAGGCGATATTCTGATCTTTATGAACGGTGAGCGCGAAATTCGCGATACGGCGGATGCGCTGTCGAAACGTAACCTTCGTGATACTGAAATCGTTCCTTTGTATGCTCGCCTTTCAGCCGGTGAACAAAACAAGATTTTCCAACCGCATGCTGGTCGTCGAATTGTATTGGCGACCAACGTGGCGGAAACATCGCTTACCGTACCTGGTATCAAATATGTGATCGACCCAGGTACAGCGCGTATCAGTCGTTACAGCTACCGAACTAAAGTTCAGCGTCTTCCTATTGAACCTATTTCTCAGGCGAGCGCCAACCAGCGTAAAGGCCGATGTGGTCGTGTGGAAGAGGGTATCTGTATCCGCCTTTACTCCGAGGAAGATTTTAACTCGCGTCCGGAGTTCACCGATCCTGAAATTCTACGTACCAACTTAGCGTCGGTTATTCTGCAAATGACGGCACTTGGTCTGGGTGATATTGAAGCCTTCCCATTTGTCGAAGCGCCAGATAAACGCAACATTCAAGACGGTGTGCGTTTGCTTGAAGAGCTCGGAGCGGTTAAAGAAGAATCGAAAAACAGCAATAAACAACTTACCGAAGTGGGGCGTAAACTGGCTCGTTTGCCAATTGACCCTCGTTTAGCTCGTATGGTGTTGGAAGCGCCACGCATGGGTTGTTTAAAAGAAGTGATGATCATTGCTTCTGCGCTCTCTATTCAAGATCCGCGTGAGAGACCAAGTGATAAGCAGCAGTCTTCGGATGAAAAACATCGTCGTTTCCATCATGAAGAGTCTGACTTCCTAACGTTTGTGAACTTATGGGAATACATCAAGCAACAACAGAAAGCGCTCACGGGTAACCAGTTCCGCCGTCAATGTAAGCAAGATTACCTCAACTATTTGCGCATTCGCGAGTGGCAGGATGTTTACTTCCAATTGCATCAGTCAATGCGTGAAATGGATTATAAGCTCAACGACGAACCGGGCAGCTATGAAGGTGTTCATACCGCTATTCTTGTTGGTTTGTTATCGCACATTGGTATCAAAGACCCAGAGAAGAACGAGTATCAAGGTGCTCGCAACGCTCGCTTCAATATTTTCCCAGCCTCTGGCTTGTTTAAAAAGCAACCTAAGTGGGTGATGTCTGCTGAGTTAGTTGAAACATCCAAACTCTGGGCGCGTATCGTGGCGAAAATCCAGCCTGAATGGATTGAACCGCTGGCGAAACACTTAATCAAACGCAGCTACAGTGAACCGCATTGGTCGAAGAAACGTGCGGCGGTAATGGCGTACGAGAAGGTGATGATCTACGGCATCGCGATTGTACCTAAGCGCCTAGTGAACTACGGCAATATTGATCCGGTGTTGAGCCGTGAAATCTTTATTCGTAGCGCGCTTGTAGAAGGTGAATGGGAAACCAAACACAGCTTCTTCAAACTCAATCGCTCGCTACTGCAAGAAGTGGAAGAGCTGGAGCACAAGTCACGTCGTCGCGACATCTTGGTTGATGATGAAGACTTGTTCCAATTCTATGACCAGCGTGTTGGTACAGAAGTTGTTTCTGGTCGTCATTTTGACACTTGGTGGAAAGCAACCAGCAAGACATCTCCAGAGTTGCTTAACTTTGAAAAAGAGATGCTGTTCAAAGGTGATGCCAGCCATATTACCGATTTAGATTACCCGAACTTCTGGTATCAAAATGGCCTCAAGCTAAAACTCAGTTATCAGTTTGAACCGGGGGAGGATAGTGACGGTGTCACTGTTCATATTCCTCTGCCGATCTTAAACCAAGTTGAACCACAAGGTTTCGAATGGCAGATACCGGGTTTACGGCATGAACTTGTCGTCAGCTTGATTAAGTCTCTACCGAAAACCTTGCGTAAGAATTTCGTACCCGCACCTAACTATGCAGATGCATTCTTGGCGCGAGTAAATGCGATGGAACTGCCTCTGCTTGACGCTTTAGAGAAAGAATTGCGTCGCATGACGGGCGTTACAGTATCGCGTGATGACTGGAATTTGTCGCAGGTGGCGGATCACTTGAAAGTCACCTTTAGAGCGGTAGACCACCGAAACCGTAAGCTTAAAGAGAACAAAGATCTCTACGAGCTGAAAGAGAGCTTAAAAGAGAAAGTACAAGAAACCCTTTCACAGGTTGCTGATGACGACATTGAGCAATCAGGTTTACACACTTGGTCGTTTGGTGAACTGCCAAAAGTGTATCAGCAGAAACGTGGTGGTTTTGACGTTAAGGCTTACCCTGCGCTGGTAGACAAAAAAGACAGCGTTGAAATTAAGCTGTTTGAAACTGAGCAAGAGCAAATCAGTGCGATGCGCGAAGGTCAACGTCGTTTGATTTTACTGAACGTGCCTTCACCGATTAAATATCTGCACACCAACTTGCCGAACAAGTCTAAACTTGGATTATATTTCAACCCGTTCGGTAAAGTGATGGACTTAATTGATGACTGCATTGCATGTGGTATCGACAAGTTACTTGAAGAGCGTGGTGGACTAGCGTGGACGCCAGAAGAGTTTGAGTCTCTGAAAGAGTTTGTAAGAGCCGAACTGGGTGACACCGTGGTTGATATTGCGAAGCAAGTTGAAGCGATACTGACAATGGCATTCAATATCAATAAACGATTGAAAGGTAAGGTTGACTTCACGATGGCATTTGCATTATCCGATGTGAAA is part of the Vibrio diazotrophicus genome and harbors:
- the hrpA gene encoding ATP-dependent RNA helicase HrpA; the encoded protein is MTQSQPNTETNNSAKANSAESLKKALKQCLLKDRFRLSKRISGASKIKKDAARHAVFDEIALDIAQSMMVVQQRINQKVTIEYPELLPVSQKRDDIAKAIQENQVVIVAGETGSGKTTQLPKICAELGRGKYGLIGHTQPRRLAARSVATRIAEEMETELGNFVGYKVRFNDQISDQTQIKLMTDGILLAEIQHDRFLNQYDTIIIDEAHERSLNIDFILGYLKQLLPRRPDLKVIITSATIDPERFSNHFNNAPIIEVSGRTYPVDTRYRPLSSDEDSERDQLEGIFEAVDELCDEGLGDILIFMNGEREIRDTADALSKRNLRDTEIVPLYARLSAGEQNKIFQPHAGRRIVLATNVAETSLTVPGIKYVIDPGTARISRYSYRTKVQRLPIEPISQASANQRKGRCGRVEEGICIRLYSEEDFNSRPEFTDPEILRTNLASVILQMTALGLGDIEAFPFVEAPDKRNIQDGVRLLEELGAVKEESKNSNKQLTEVGRKLARLPIDPRLARMVLEAPRMGCLKEVMIIASALSIQDPRERPSDKQQSSDEKHRRFHHEESDFLTFVNLWEYIKQQQKALTGNQFRRQCKQDYLNYLRIREWQDVYFQLHQSMREMDYKLNDEPGSYEGVHTAILVGLLSHIGIKDPEKNEYQGARNARFNIFPASGLFKKQPKWVMSAELVETSKLWARIVAKIQPEWIEPLAKHLIKRSYSEPHWSKKRAAVMAYEKVMIYGIAIVPKRLVNYGNIDPVLSREIFIRSALVEGEWETKHSFFKLNRSLLQEVEELEHKSRRRDILVDDEDLFQFYDQRVGTEVVSGRHFDTWWKATSKTSPELLNFEKEMLFKGDASHITDLDYPNFWYQNGLKLKLSYQFEPGEDSDGVTVHIPLPILNQVEPQGFEWQIPGLRHELVVSLIKSLPKTLRKNFVPAPNYADAFLARVNAMELPLLDALEKELRRMTGVTVSRDDWNLSQVADHLKVTFRAVDHRNRKLKENKDLYELKESLKEKVQETLSQVADDDIEQSGLHTWSFGELPKVYQQKRGGFDVKAYPALVDKKDSVEIKLFETEQEQISAMREGQRRLILLNVPSPIKYLHTNLPNKSKLGLYFNPFGKVMDLIDDCIACGIDKLLEERGGLAWTPEEFESLKEFVRAELGDTVVDIAKQVEAILTMAFNINKRLKGKVDFTMAFALSDVKAQIEGLIFKGFATECGWKRLPDILRYMKAIERRLEKLPIDPNKDRLHMLKVESIRNDYKELLNKVPKGMALPENIKEVRWMIEELRVSFFAQQLGTPYPVSDKRVKNAIDACSV